A region of Paenimyroides aestuarii DNA encodes the following proteins:
- a CDS encoding gliding motility-associated C-terminal domain-containing protein, whose protein sequence is MLKTFFLFAITLLTSSIYAQKVSFYKQFYGSYDYTMLGNTMNVQANGQGLCDILTASSATLNIPGTKEIEAAYLYWSGNGNQKEADLNVKLNGVDVQSERLYFLVADAVAEFGYFSAFADVTNIVKQFGETEYTLSELDLTKNIQKYCGGNYVGWAIVVVYKDENIENNLVAIYDGFENLDTGNPLVNIVLDGFRITNAANSKISFLAWEGDEILAYGEQLLINNIVVSNALNPANNAFNCTNSYSNSTQMWNMDLDQYDLSTYVEVDDTVLDIKVTTAADVVFLNTIVLSVYSVFPDATIKAVDYQNYCHTRTVDIDYIVGNYNGNHPLKEQTPVAFYINDELVGKATTNDEIAIGAEAKYTTTLNIPAKFGYRFDLSMNIDDDGTKKGVVYEIDEENNSTQMHVNLVKDCPIQKGVSANFDGKNDGFDLSIYDPDELKIFNRYGKEVYKHGKGYTNQWVGKDANGRDLPSGTYFYVFKTPYETISGYIYLIKEVM, encoded by the coding sequence ATGTTAAAAACATTTTTTCTCTTTGCGATAACGCTTCTGACTTCATCAATTTATGCTCAAAAAGTATCGTTTTATAAACAGTTTTACGGTAGTTACGATTACACGATGCTTGGTAATACTATGAATGTTCAAGCAAATGGTCAAGGTTTATGTGATATTTTGACAGCGTCTTCAGCAACACTCAATATTCCTGGAACTAAAGAAATAGAAGCAGCTTACTTATATTGGTCTGGAAACGGAAATCAAAAAGAAGCTGACTTAAATGTTAAATTAAATGGAGTTGATGTTCAATCTGAGCGCTTATATTTTTTAGTAGCAGATGCGGTTGCAGAATTTGGTTATTTTTCTGCTTTTGCAGATGTTACTAATATTGTAAAACAATTTGGTGAAACAGAATATACGTTGTCTGAATTAGATTTAACTAAAAACATTCAAAAATATTGTGGTGGCAACTATGTTGGTTGGGCAATAGTTGTAGTTTACAAGGATGAAAATATTGAGAATAATCTAGTGGCAATTTATGATGGGTTTGAAAATTTAGACACGGGTAATCCGCTCGTGAATATAGTTTTAGATGGTTTTAGAATTACCAACGCGGCCAACTCTAAGATTTCATTTTTAGCATGGGAAGGAGATGAAATATTGGCATATGGCGAACAGCTTTTGATTAATAACATAGTGGTTTCCAATGCCTTGAACCCAGCTAACAATGCCTTTAATTGTACAAACAGCTACTCAAACTCCACTCAGATGTGGAATATGGATTTAGACCAATACGACTTAAGTACTTATGTAGAAGTAGATGATACTGTTTTAGATATTAAAGTAACAACGGCTGCCGATGTGGTTTTCTTAAATACCATTGTGCTTTCGGTTTACAGCGTTTTTCCGGACGCCACCATAAAAGCGGTTGATTATCAAAACTATTGCCACACAAGAACGGTTGATATTGATTATATAGTTGGTAATTATAACGGAAACCATCCTTTAAAAGAACAAACCCCTGTTGCTTTTTATATAAATGATGAATTAGTAGGGAAAGCAACAACAAATGATGAAATAGCAATAGGAGCAGAAGCAAAATATACCACCACATTAAATATTCCAGCAAAATTTGGCTACCGTTTTGACTTAAGCATGAATATTGATGACGATGGCACCAAGAAAGGTGTTGTATATGAAATTGACGAAGAAAACAACAGTACCCAAATGCATGTGAACTTAGTCAAAGATTGCCCTATTCAAAAAGGTGTTTCTGCAAATTTTGATGGAAAAAACGATGGATTTGACCTTAGTATTTACGATCCAGATGAACTTAAAATATTCAACCGCTACGGAAAAGAGGTGTATAAACACGGAAAAGGATACACCAACCAATGGGTAGGAAAAGATGCAAATGGCAGAGATTTGCCATCAGGAACATATTTTTATGTTTTTAAAACACCTTATGAAACCATTTCGGGCTACATTTATTTGATTAAAGAAGTAATGTAA
- a CDS encoding Nif3-like dinuclear metal center hexameric protein, whose amino-acid sequence MQLKQLIPILEEMAPTAFAEDFDNVGLLVGDANATITGILVCHDALESVVTEAVEKNCNLIVCFHPILFSCLKKITGKNYVERAVIKAIKNDIAIYAVHTGLDNHQMGVNKILCDALGLINTKILLPKQDFIYKLTTFAPTANAHQVQKALFKAGAGAIGNYYDCSFQSTGIGSFTGNNESNPVIGSQNVYTEVEETKLEVTFEKHLQNKILKALFDNHPYEEVAYEVTKLENQHQNIGLGMIGELEHEISEIDFLHFVKEKVQTGGIRHSNFLNKKIKKVAVLGGSGSFAITAAKAKNADILVTADLKYHDFFQAENSILLADVGHFESERYVKNYIFDYLSKKIPTFAIILSNIKTNPVNYI is encoded by the coding sequence GTGCAGTTAAAACAACTTATTCCGATTTTAGAAGAAATGGCTCCTACTGCCTTTGCCGAAGATTTTGACAATGTAGGCTTGCTTGTGGGCGATGCTAACGCCACAATTACAGGCATTTTGGTTTGTCACGACGCTTTAGAGAGCGTTGTTACCGAAGCTGTTGAAAAAAATTGCAACCTAATTGTGTGCTTCCATCCGATTCTTTTTTCGTGCTTGAAGAAAATCACTGGCAAAAATTATGTGGAACGTGCCGTTATAAAAGCCATTAAAAACGACATTGCGATTTATGCCGTTCATACAGGTTTGGACAATCACCAAATGGGTGTAAATAAAATTTTGTGTGATGCTTTAGGCTTGATCAACACAAAAATTCTACTTCCAAAACAAGATTTTATCTATAAACTCACCACTTTTGCACCAACAGCAAATGCGCACCAAGTTCAAAAAGCGTTGTTCAAAGCGGGTGCAGGTGCCATTGGAAATTATTACGATTGCAGTTTTCAATCTACAGGAATAGGCAGTTTTACAGGAAATAACGAAAGCAACCCCGTAATTGGTTCGCAAAATGTTTATACCGAAGTAGAAGAAACAAAATTGGAAGTTACTTTTGAGAAACACCTGCAAAACAAGATTTTAAAAGCATTGTTTGATAATCATCCGTACGAAGAAGTAGCCTATGAGGTTACAAAATTAGAAAACCAGCATCAAAACATTGGCTTGGGAATGATTGGCGAATTAGAGCATGAAATTTCCGAAATTGATTTTTTGCATTTTGTAAAAGAAAAAGTACAAACAGGCGGCATTCGTCATTCCAACTTTTTAAATAAAAAAATAAAAAAAGTAGCCGTTTTGGGTGGATCAGGCAGCTTTGCAATTACTGCTGCAAAAGCCAAAAATGCTGATATATTGGTAACTGCCGATTTAAAATACCACGATTTTTTTCAAGCAGAAAACAGCATTTTATTGGCAGATGTGGGACATTTTGAAAGTGAACGTTATGTAAAAAATTATATTTTTGATTATCTTTCCAAAAAAATTCCTACTTTTGCAATTATTTTATCCAACATTAAAACAAATCCGGTTAACTACATATAA
- a CDS encoding zinc ribbon domain-containing protein, which yields MAKKAETVEEKLRALYDLQLIDSRIDEIQNMRGELPLEVEDLKDEVAGLTTRLEKLTNEVESIEEQVKAKKNEIESHKAAIKKYTDQQKDVRNNREFNSLTKEIEYQTLEIELAEKHIKEFKANIEYKKNIIDQTSDKLALKKEHLKHKENELNGILTETEREEKALLEKSEEFAAAIEDRLLNAYKRIRNSVKNRLAVVSIERGASAGSFFTIPPQVQVEIAARKKIMTDEHSGRILVDAALATEEREKIDAIIKKIK from the coding sequence ATGGCAAAGAAAGCAGAAACTGTTGAAGAAAAATTAAGAGCGTTGTACGACTTACAATTAATTGATTCTAGAATAGATGAAATTCAAAACATGAGAGGCGAATTACCTCTTGAAGTAGAAGATCTAAAAGATGAAGTTGCCGGGCTTACAACCCGTTTGGAAAAGCTTACCAACGAAGTGGAATCAATCGAAGAACAAGTTAAAGCTAAGAAAAACGAAATTGAATCACACAAAGCTGCAATTAAAAAATATACCGATCAACAAAAAGATGTTCGCAACAATCGTGAATTCAACTCTTTAACAAAAGAAATTGAATACCAAACATTGGAAATTGAATTGGCTGAAAAACACATCAAAGAGTTTAAGGCAAATATCGAGTATAAAAAGAACATCATTGATCAAACTTCTGATAAATTAGCGCTTAAGAAAGAACACTTAAAGCACAAAGAAAACGAGTTGAATGGTATTTTAACCGAAACAGAGCGCGAGGAAAAAGCGTTGTTAGAAAAATCGGAAGAATTTGCAGCAGCAATCGAAGACCGTTTGTTGAATGCCTACAAAAGAATTAGAAACAGTGTAAAAAACCGTTTGGCAGTAGTTTCGATAGAGCGTGGCGCATCGGCAGGTTCATTTTTCACCATTCCGCCTCAAGTTCAGGTTGAAATCGCCGCTCGCAAAAAAATCATGACCGACGAGCACAGTGGTCGTATTTTGGTTGATGCTGCTTTGGCAACAGAAGAAAGAGAAAAAATTGATGCAATTATCAAAAAAATAAAATAA
- a CDS encoding PspC domain-containing protein: MNKTVTINIAGLVFHIDEDAYNKLDTYINAVRNSIQQESEEEIISDIESRIAELFAERIDPKTGVIRMNNVDEIIDIMGKPEDYIIEDDEPIRSNHFKTTSKTYRKIYRDGEKRILGGVCSGLGHYFNIDPVWVRILFILLFFAYGLSCVIYLILWVIIPKAVTVADILEMKGEPVNISNIEKQFRDGVNNSYQKIRATGSSAASVLKRIVGIALIVISVMGLFGSFFVPIAFSSDKINLANEFVSYNEVEIGIPFWGIGLSLFIMCAVPFIVLLLLGIKLLNSKLKHIGWVSAILGFIWLVSIFIFSYVMINLDIQKDKIESLLEDHFEQKISKTDLLLSDNDTLNIIFQKDERIFTINDTITSAYKYSEVDDVRIEVLESSTGNSYLEIDEKIFNSKHLNLKKLGKFNIEIESSKFSNTLNYNYSIKSDTLVLSNAILTTLNDFTEDSKVRIKLYITPNHTLKINGNDDHYFWNLRVEKGRNYYKFNKEGELEHTNNIIN, encoded by the coding sequence ATGAATAAAACCGTAACAATCAACATAGCAGGACTTGTTTTTCATATCGACGAAGATGCATATAACAAGTTAGACACCTACATTAACGCCGTAAGAAATTCTATTCAACAAGAAAGTGAAGAAGAAATTATTTCGGACATAGAATCGAGAATTGCAGAGCTTTTTGCAGAGCGTATCGATCCCAAAACAGGCGTGATTCGTATGAACAACGTAGATGAAATCATAGATATTATGGGCAAACCCGAAGATTATATCATTGAAGACGACGAACCTATCCGAAGCAATCACTTCAAAACAACCTCTAAAACATACAGAAAAATTTACCGCGATGGAGAAAAAAGAATTTTAGGCGGTGTGTGTTCTGGATTAGGACATTACTTTAATATTGATCCGGTTTGGGTGCGTATTCTTTTCATTTTGTTGTTTTTTGCATACGGATTAAGCTGTGTAATTTACTTGATTCTATGGGTTATAATTCCAAAAGCAGTTACTGTTGCCGATATTTTAGAAATGAAAGGCGAACCTGTGAATATATCGAATATTGAAAAACAATTTCGAGACGGTGTGAACAATTCTTATCAAAAAATAAGAGCTACAGGAAGTTCGGCAGCATCGGTTTTAAAACGCATTGTGGGCATAGCTCTTATTGTGATTAGTGTAATGGGGCTTTTTGGCAGTTTTTTTGTACCAATTGCTTTTAGCTCTGACAAAATCAACTTGGCCAACGAATTTGTAAGCTATAACGAAGTCGAAATTGGTATTCCTTTTTGGGGAATTGGCTTAAGCTTGTTCATAATGTGTGCCGTACCGTTTATCGTTTTGTTATTGTTAGGTATTAAATTGTTAAACAGTAAGTTAAAACACATTGGATGGGTTTCGGCTATTTTAGGATTCATTTGGTTGGTATCTATTTTTATATTTTCATACGTGATGATCAATTTAGATATTCAGAAAGATAAAATTGAGTCGCTTTTGGAAGATCATTTTGAACAAAAAATTTCAAAAACCGATTTATTGTTGAGCGATAACGATACCTTAAATATAATTTTTCAGAAAGATGAACGCATTTTTACAATAAATGACACCATCACTAGTGCTTACAAATACAGCGAAGTTGATGATGTACGCATTGAAGTTTTAGAATCAAGTACAGGAAATTCGTATTTAGAAATCGATGAAAAGATTTTTAACAGTAAACATTTGAACCTTAAAAAACTAGGAAAATTCAACATTGAAATTGAATCTAGTAAATTTAGTAACACATTAAATTATAATTATTCAATAAAAAGTGATACCTTAGTGCTTTCAAATGCGATTTTGACCACATTGAACGATTTTACTGAAGATTCTAAAGTGCGTATCAAATTATACATTACGCCGAATCACACACTTAAAATCAACGGTAACGATGATCATTATTTTTGGAATTTGCGTGTTGAAAAAGGTAGAAATTACTACAAGTTTAACAAAGAAGGCGAATTAGAGCACACAAACAATATTATAAACTAA
- a CDS encoding T9SS type B sorting domain-containing protein, translating into MIKILQLFVLLFGFLTYSQNQSVSLFKQYTGQYDFFMMGNTMNSAPNGTNAPCTILTQSSAMLNLNTTQEVQAAFLYWSGSGDLSQADLDVKLNGTPIRAERTFTANGPTGLPFFSAFADVSSLVKATGNVLYTLSDLDLTAIIAPYCPTGSNYAGWSMVIVYEDPFLPNRVVSIYEGFELVDHTGSKVAITLNGLNVTNLNNAKVGFLAWEGDENLAVTEELRINNQIIGNPPLNPINNAFNCTNTFTGATNLWNMDIDYYQIGNYLAIGDTEITVEIQTGQDLVIINNILVALSSLFADATITIDDVTVSCDNREINVEYTVYNSNGTGKLVANVPINFYANNDLVGSTATKAIIPIGGSETGFMKLTIPETIPENFILTAKVDDDGTVNGTVVEVDETNNSANKIVQLIVSPVANKPTDMILCDYDEDGYIVFNLTPKLQEVTNSSNVAITLHESESDAQNGINQLTKIAYYELKTYKSNTIWVRVEDQSNGCSAFTSFRLTAQMKPFTELKDPLMICNYKDNPQQVNLAIASILLKRMFDYADLVQLQFYETKSDAENQVNEITNIQKYEPPRFPYIVWIKATGTNRLLCDHVISIQVNDCVVPKGISPNGDGLNDGFNLEIFNLIDLKIYNRYGNLVYEHGVGYIDQWKGQDRNNRELPSGTYFYLFKTSFDTYSGWVYLMKELP; encoded by the coding sequence ATGATAAAAATACTACAATTATTCGTATTATTATTTGGTTTTTTAACATATAGCCAAAACCAATCCGTTAGTTTATTCAAGCAATATACCGGTCAGTATGATTTTTTCATGATGGGTAATACCATGAATAGTGCACCAAACGGAACCAACGCCCCATGTACTATTTTAACTCAATCTAGTGCCATGTTAAATTTAAACACCACTCAAGAAGTTCAGGCGGCATTCTTATATTGGTCTGGTTCAGGTGATTTAAGTCAAGCAGATTTAGACGTAAAATTAAATGGTACGCCCATTCGAGCTGAAAGAACATTTACAGCAAATGGTCCTACAGGTTTGCCCTTTTTTAGTGCATTTGCAGATGTGTCTAGTTTGGTAAAAGCCACTGGCAATGTTCTATACACACTATCCGATTTAGATTTAACGGCAATTATCGCACCTTATTGCCCCACCGGAAGTAATTACGCCGGCTGGTCGATGGTGATTGTTTATGAAGACCCATTTTTGCCCAACAGAGTAGTGAGTATTTATGAGGGTTTTGAACTGGTTGACCATACCGGATCAAAAGTAGCAATTACCTTAAACGGATTAAATGTAACTAATTTAAACAATGCTAAGGTAGGTTTTTTGGCGTGGGAAGGTGATGAAAACTTGGCTGTAACAGAAGAACTGCGCATCAACAATCAAATTATTGGAAATCCACCGTTGAATCCTATAAACAATGCGTTTAATTGTACCAATACTTTTACAGGAGCAACTAATTTGTGGAACATGGATATTGATTATTACCAAATTGGCAATTATCTGGCTATTGGTGATACTGAAATCACGGTAGAAATACAAACAGGGCAAGATTTGGTAATAATAAATAATATTCTAGTTGCTTTAAGCAGTTTGTTTGCTGATGCCACCATCACGATAGATGATGTAACTGTTTCATGTGATAACAGAGAAATAAATGTTGAATACACGGTATATAATAGCAATGGAACGGGTAAATTAGTTGCCAATGTGCCTATAAATTTCTATGCAAACAATGATTTAGTAGGAAGTACTGCTACAAAAGCAATCATCCCCATAGGAGGCTCTGAAACCGGATTTATGAAACTAACAATTCCTGAAACAATTCCCGAAAATTTCATTCTCACTGCAAAAGTTGATGACGATGGTACCGTAAATGGCACGGTGGTAGAAGTAGATGAAACTAATAATTCGGCAAATAAAATCGTACAATTAATTGTTTCGCCAGTAGCAAATAAGCCAACAGATATGATTCTTTGTGATTATGATGAGGATGGCTATATTGTATTTAATCTTACACCAAAATTACAAGAAGTTACCAATAGTTCAAATGTTGCAATCACTTTGCATGAAAGTGAAAGCGATGCCCAAAATGGAATAAACCAACTAACAAAAATTGCTTATTATGAGTTGAAAACATACAAGTCTAACACCATTTGGGTGCGTGTGGAAGACCAAAGCAATGGTTGTAGTGCGTTTACATCGTTTAGGTTAACAGCACAGATGAAACCTTTTACCGAACTAAAAGACCCGTTGATGATTTGTAACTATAAAGACAATCCGCAACAGGTAAATTTAGCGATTGCTTCTATTTTATTAAAAAGGATGTTTGATTATGCCGATTTAGTGCAACTGCAGTTTTACGAGACAAAAAGTGATGCGGAGAACCAAGTAAATGAAATAACTAACATTCAAAAATATGAACCGCCTAGATTCCCGTACATAGTATGGATTAAAGCAACAGGAACTAATAGATTGTTGTGTGATCACGTTATTTCAATACAAGTGAATGATTGTGTAGTTCCTAAAGGCATATCTCCTAACGGCGATGGTTTGAACGATGGCTTTAATTTGGAAATTTTTAACTTAATCGATCTTAAAATTTACAATCGCTATGGTAATCTCGTTTATGAGCATGGTGTGGGTTATATTGATCAATGGAAAGGTCAGGATAGAAATAACAGAGAATTACCTTCTGGTACTTATTTTTACCTATTTAAAACTTCATTTGATACCTATTCAGGATGGGTCTATTTAATGAAAGAGCTTCCTTAA
- the lpxK gene encoding tetraacyldisaccharide 4'-kinase, producing the protein MKILRKILVPFSLIYAAVTGLRNFLYDKGIKKSTGFNLPIIAVGNLSVGGTGKTPMIEYLVRLLSVDKKLVVLSRGYKRKSKGFYLANAATTIEEIGDEPFQYHSKFKNIRVAVNADRVEGVNTILKTLPKTDVVLLDDAFQHRKIKAGFYIMLTAFDDLFYNDLVLPAGNLRECKSGVKRTDIVVVTKCPKDLSEQKMLEIKKKIAIDSDKIFFSTISYHHSITNNTEEIAITDLKNDFIAVAGIAKPEYFYAFLQCHTTDCLTFPDHHFFSNKDINNILQKANGRKIITTEKDYMRLQNLLPKNQLFYLPIEMLFLKNQKTFLNIIKNSI; encoded by the coding sequence ATGAAAATCCTACGCAAAATATTAGTTCCTTTTTCGTTGATTTATGCGGCTGTAACCGGTTTGCGGAATTTTTTGTACGATAAAGGTATTAAAAAATCAACAGGTTTTAATTTACCAATTATTGCTGTGGGAAACTTGTCTGTGGGCGGAACGGGCAAAACCCCAATGATTGAATATTTGGTGCGTTTGCTTTCGGTTGATAAAAAGTTGGTTGTTCTAAGCCGCGGTTACAAACGTAAAAGCAAAGGATTTTATTTAGCAAATGCTGCAACAACCATAGAAGAAATTGGTGATGAACCTTTTCAGTATCATTCCAAGTTTAAAAACATTCGTGTGGCTGTAAATGCAGACAGGGTAGAAGGAGTGAATACTATTTTAAAAACATTGCCAAAAACCGATGTTGTTTTATTAGACGACGCGTTTCAGCACCGAAAAATAAAAGCAGGTTTTTATATAATGTTGACTGCTTTTGACGATTTGTTTTACAACGATTTGGTGTTGCCTGCCGGAAATTTGCGCGAATGTAAAAGTGGAGTGAAAAGAACCGATATTGTGGTGGTTACGAAATGCCCCAAAGATTTATCGGAACAAAAAATGCTTGAAATAAAAAAGAAAATAGCCATTGATAGTGATAAAATTTTCTTTTCAACGATTAGTTATCATCATTCCATTACAAATAATACAGAGGAAATTGCGATTACCGATTTAAAAAACGATTTTATTGCCGTTGCCGGAATTGCAAAACCCGAGTATTTTTATGCGTTTTTGCAATGCCACACAACAGACTGTTTGACCTTTCCCGATCACCACTTTTTTTCAAATAAAGATATAAACAATATCCTTCAAAAGGCAAACGGACGAAAAATCATTACCACCGAAAAAGATTATATGCGCTTGCAAAATTTACTACCCAAAAATCAGTTGTTTTATTTACCAATTGAAATGTTGTTTTTGAAAAATCAAAAAACTTTTCTAAATATAATAAAAAACAGCATCTAA